Proteins encoded by one window of Microplitis mediator isolate UGA2020A chromosome 1, iyMicMedi2.1, whole genome shotgun sequence:
- the LOC130666829 gene encoding poly [ADP-ribose] polymerase-like yields the protein MVQSTLSLPVQNLVKQIFDINIMREIFKDYDFGPQEKHYYQTNYMTSYSTSEDEVNKLKYKMTREILDRNNDFNLVSRRNYQTQNLLDVCYSELHSKIDVLSKNTEMFGLIQTYVANTQSPLHSNYKIDINNVYCVQRHGDDERFVGGIGNKKLLWHGSQLSNIATILSRGFKINPPNTENSGNMFGKGIYFTNTVSKAARYSRADDKQSHGIILLCTVALGNTMECYEALNTIRQLPHGKHSIHGRGDRVPDNKFTKIISPDVEVPCGPIIKIPISTDLIHDEFIVYNPAQIKIRYLVDVKFKYIN from the coding sequence atggtTCAATCAACTTTGTCTTTACCGGTCCAAAATCTTGTGAAACAAATATTCGACATAAATATTATGagagaaatatttaaagattaTGATTTCGGGCCTCAAGAAAAACATTACTATCAAACTAATTACATGACAAGTTACTCTACATCCGAAGACGAAGTTAACAAACTTAAGTATAAAATGACGCGAGAGATACTCGACCGTaacaatgattttaatttggtCAGCAGAAGAAATTatcaaactcaaaatttattggatGTTTGTTACTCAGAGTTGCATTCAAAAATTGACGTTCTCAGCAAAAATACCGAGATGTTTGGGTTGATTCAGACATATGTTGCAAACACTCAGTCCCCATTGCACagcaattataaaattgacatcaaTAATGTTTATTGTGTACAAAGACACGGTGACGATGAGAGATTCGTCGGTGGTATTGGCAACAAGAAGTTACTGTGGCATGGGTCTCAGCTGAGTAACATCGCAACCATTTTGTCAAGAGGCTTCAAAATAAATCCACCGAACACAGAAAATTCTGGCAATATGTTTGGCAAaggaatttattttaccaaCACTGTTTCCAAAGCGGCTCGATACTCCAGGGCTGATGATAAACAATCTCATGGTATTATTTTGCTGTGCACAGTCGCACTGGGCAATACGATGGAATGCTATGAGGCTTTAAATACTATACGCCAATTACCCCATGGCAAGCATTCAATACATGGTCGAGGAGACCGGGTTCCAGATAACAAGTTTACCAAAATTATTTCTCCAGATGTTGAAGTTCCTTGTGGaccaattattaaaattcctaTTTCAACGGATCTAATCCATGACGAATTTATTGTCTACAATCCTGCGCAGATTAAAATTCGTTATCTTGTAGATGTTAAGttcaaatatattaattga